A genome region from bacterium includes the following:
- the ruvX gene encoding Holliday junction resolvase RuvX: MMGRVLGVDYGTRRVGIAISDPMAMLATPLSVETIRSVEEAIAAVCRIARDRGVVKIVVGIPINMDGTNGAMALEAGKFVELLRTASGLPVDTTDERLSTSLVERMLLEADVSRERRKEVRDKLAAQVILQGYLDTKAEANYVHDPDND, from the coding sequence ATGATGGGCCGGGTCCTTGGTGTGGATTACGGAACCCGACGCGTAGGCATTGCGATCAGTGACCCCATGGCCATGCTGGCGACGCCACTATCCGTCGAAACCATTCGCTCCGTCGAGGAGGCGATCGCCGCCGTGTGCCGGATTGCCCGTGACCGCGGGGTGGTTAAAATCGTGGTGGGCATTCCGATCAACATGGATGGCACCAATGGCGCGATGGCGCTGGAAGCCGGAAAATTTGTCGAACTCTTGAGAACGGCGAGCGGTTTACCGGTCGATACAACGGATGAGCGCTTAAGCACCAGCCTGGTGGAGCGGATGCTTCTGGAGGCGGATGTCTCGCGCGAGCGGCGCAAAGAGGTTCGCGATAAACTGGCTGCACAAGTCATTTTGCAGGGCTATCTGGATACGAAGGCTGAAGCGAACTACGTTCATGATCCGGATAATGATTGA
- a CDS encoding type III pantothenate kinase, giving the protein MEYFFVIDIGNTSTHIGLARGRRIIRQCRMSTREGREERKIMLLLRKLATGRTVRDAVLCSVVPGLNPLWAQVLQKLCGKAPLLVGHSINLNIKVDYPQPETIGADRLADTAAAWDLYGSAVIVADFGTALTFDIVTGDGRYVGGVIAPGLPLMTDYLAERTALLPEIGLDGRFKNIGRSTSEAMRIGVVVGYRGMVREILNHVKAGMKERKVQFCATGGYAGLALKGLDTPVDIVPDLTLNGLVLLRELNRS; this is encoded by the coding sequence ATGGAATATTTTTTCGTTATTGATATTGGAAATACCAGCACCCATATCGGGCTGGCCCGCGGCCGGCGGATCATCCGTCAGTGCCGAATGTCGACCCGCGAGGGGCGTGAAGAGCGTAAAATCATGCTGCTCCTGCGCAAATTGGCCACTGGCCGGACGGTCCGGGATGCGGTCTTGTGTTCGGTGGTCCCCGGTCTCAACCCGCTCTGGGCGCAGGTGCTCCAGAAACTGTGCGGGAAAGCCCCTTTACTGGTCGGGCATAGTATTAATTTGAATATCAAGGTGGATTATCCCCAACCTGAAACCATCGGGGCCGATCGGCTGGCTGATACCGCGGCCGCCTGGGATCTCTATGGGTCTGCCGTCATTGTGGCCGACTTCGGAACGGCCCTGACCTTTGATATCGTCACGGGTGATGGCCGGTATGTGGGGGGCGTGATTGCGCCCGGGCTCCCCTTGATGACGGATTATCTGGCCGAACGGACGGCCTTGCTGCCCGAGATCGGGCTGGATGGCCGGTTTAAAAATATCGGACGCTCCACGAGTGAGGCCATGCGAATCGGTGTAGTGGTTGGCTACCGGGGCATGGTCCGGGAGATCCTCAACCATGTGAAGGCCGGGATGAAAGAGCGGAAAGTGCAGTTCTGTGCGACAGGTGGATATGCCGGGTTGGCCCTGAAAGGCCTCGATACCCCTGTTGATATTGTGCCGGATCTGACGTTGAACGGACTGGTATTGCTCAGGGAGTTAAACCGCTCATGA
- the nadC gene encoding carboxylating nicotinate-nucleotide diphosphorylase encodes MSSITENPVVQDLIQRALLEDIGSGDVTTLSVVPESSRGKAVILARGNYVVSGGEVAQAVFASVDPALQCRCLVADGMAVRPDQALMTIEGPIRGILTGERTALNFMQRMTGIASRTREFVDLVNPFGTRILDTRKTTPTLRVLEKYAVTCGGGTNHRMGLYDMVLIKDNHRRLWQEAGITNLQGAVAAARAKFPGIPVEVEVESEEELRDALRASPEWIMLDNMAPDRMKACVAICAKRCKLEASGGVSLATVAAIAATGVDAISIGGLTHSAPAADLSLELD; translated from the coding sequence ATGAGTTCCATTACCGAAAACCCTGTGGTACAGGATCTGATCCAGCGCGCATTATTGGAAGATATCGGGAGCGGGGATGTTACCACCCTGTCCGTCGTGCCCGAAAGCAGTCGGGGAAAGGCGGTGATTCTAGCCCGCGGGAATTATGTGGTATCCGGAGGGGAGGTGGCTCAGGCCGTATTTGCCAGCGTGGACCCGGCCCTCCAGTGCCGCTGTCTGGTCGCGGACGGAATGGCCGTCAGGCCGGATCAGGCCTTAATGACCATTGAGGGCCCCATTCGCGGTATTCTTACAGGGGAACGGACGGCGCTCAACTTCATGCAGCGGATGACGGGCATCGCCTCGCGCACCCGGGAATTTGTAGATCTTGTTAACCCATTCGGAACCCGGATTCTGGACACCCGCAAGACGACGCCCACGTTGCGCGTTCTGGAAAAATATGCCGTGACCTGCGGCGGGGGGACGAATCACCGGATGGGGTTGTACGATATGGTGCTGATCAAGGACAACCATCGCCGTCTCTGGCAGGAGGCCGGCATCACCAATCTGCAGGGGGCGGTCGCGGCGGCGCGGGCTAAATTCCCCGGTATTCCCGTTGAGGTGGAAGTGGAGTCCGAAGAGGAGTTGCGTGACGCATTGCGGGCCTCTCCCGAATGGATCATGCTGGATAACATGGCCCCGGACCGGATGAAGGCCTGTGTCGCGATTTGCGCGAAACGATGCAAGCTGGAAGCCTCGGGTGGAGTTTCCCTGGCCACCGTTGCGGCCATTGCGGCCACGGGCGTGGATGCCATTTCTATTGGCGGCCTGACCCATTCCGCGCCTGCCGCCGATTTATCACTTGAACTTGATTAG
- a CDS encoding ABC transporter ATP-binding protein — MSDIAIQVEGVGKRFRLRSSGGRTLKSMVMDMIHAPGSERDLWALKDISFSVERGSTLGLIGANGAGKSTLLSVLAGTMTPTEGKIKTTGVISSLLELGAGFHPDLTGRENVFLAGAIMGLTREQMIRRFDAIVSFADIGTFIDQPVKHYSSGMYVRLGFAVAVEVDPDILLVDEVLAVGDASFQRKCLRRMSEFRDQKKTMLIISHDLGTIQSVSDQILFLDHGRVLGHGDPGKVVGQYETFWRNQASAERSREWGTREVIITGANFSDETGLPTTKFKWGHPLTVQLGYEVKTPVGPSIFGFGISDEAGRLVHGSNTEIAAVSIPRLSGSGQVELRIPQLNLARGTYFLSFSVHSADHKVNYHRMDNAFAIGVESDKSFEGICHMPSEWRIG, encoded by the coding sequence ATGAGTGATATTGCCATACAGGTTGAAGGAGTAGGGAAGCGATTCCGGTTGAGGAGTTCCGGCGGCCGCACCTTGAAATCCATGGTCATGGATATGATCCATGCCCCTGGAAGTGAGCGTGACTTGTGGGCGCTCAAGGATATCAGTTTCAGCGTTGAGCGTGGCTCCACGCTCGGCTTGATCGGTGCCAATGGGGCGGGCAAAAGCACACTGCTGTCGGTTCTGGCAGGAACCATGACGCCCACTGAAGGCAAAATCAAGACCACCGGTGTGATTTCTTCCTTACTGGAATTGGGCGCCGGCTTCCATCCCGATCTGACCGGGCGGGAGAATGTATTTCTGGCCGGTGCCATCATGGGGTTGACCCGGGAACAAATGATCCGACGGTTTGACGCCATCGTCAGCTTTGCGGATATCGGCACGTTTATCGACCAACCCGTAAAGCATTACTCTTCGGGCATGTATGTCCGGCTGGGCTTTGCGGTGGCGGTGGAGGTAGATCCGGATATCCTGCTGGTGGATGAAGTACTTGCGGTCGGAGATGCCTCCTTTCAACGCAAATGTCTGCGGCGGATGTCCGAATTCCGTGACCAGAAAAAGACCATGCTGATCATCTCGCATGACCTGGGAACCATTCAATCCGTAAGCGATCAGATTCTGTTTCTTGACCATGGCCGCGTATTGGGCCATGGCGATCCCGGTAAAGTCGTGGGCCAGTATGAAACCTTCTGGCGCAATCAGGCGAGTGCGGAACGCAGTCGGGAATGGGGCACCCGTGAGGTCATTATCACCGGTGCCAATTTTTCCGACGAGACCGGTCTTCCCACCACAAAATTCAAGTGGGGCCATCCCCTGACCGTTCAGCTGGGGTATGAGGTAAAAACGCCTGTGGGTCCTTCGATATTCGGGTTTGGCATCAGCGACGAGGCCGGGCGGCTGGTTCATGGCAGCAACACCGAGATTGCGGCGGTGTCGATCCCCAGGCTGTCCGGTTCCGGACAGGTCGAGTTGAGGATCCCGCAGCTGAATCTGGCCCGCGGCACCTACTTTTTATCGTTTTCCGTTCATTCCGCTGACCACAAGGTGAACTATCACCGGATGGACAATGCCTTTGCGATCGGGGTGGAGTCGGACAAGAGTTTTGAAGGGATTTGTCACATGCCCAGCGAGTGGAGGATCGGATGA
- a CDS encoding ABC transporter permease, with translation MISLVKDIFARRELLSMLVVRNVKIRYKESALGFLWTLLGPVFLIAIYGVFMNIIMKFNMPMTVLVSGIFVWQYLAMCLGDSSFAIIGNANLVKKACFPRVLLPLSIVLANFVNFLLSLGVMLVYLIWVGPHFGGILWLPLALVVHLALCTGVSLALSALNVFFRDVQHLTGIFTMAWFFLTPVVYDISMIATIIEKHPILGQLYFLNPMAGILALYRTALLGRPLPDISLIALSAGMTVVVFIAGILVFQKLQPGFADEL, from the coding sequence ATGATTTCATTGGTTAAAGATATATTTGCGCGCCGTGAACTGCTATCCATGCTGGTGGTCCGGAACGTCAAGATCCGCTATAAGGAATCGGCCCTCGGATTCCTTTGGACCCTGTTGGGCCCGGTTTTCCTGATTGCCATCTACGGCGTTTTCATGAACATCATCATGAAATTCAATATGCCCATGACCGTGCTGGTATCAGGCATTTTTGTCTGGCAGTACCTCGCCATGTGCCTCGGGGATTCCTCATTCGCCATTATCGGTAATGCGAATCTGGTCAAAAAAGCCTGTTTTCCCCGGGTCTTATTGCCTCTTTCCATTGTCCTGGCCAATTTCGTGAACTTCCTGCTTTCACTGGGGGTGATGCTGGTCTATTTGATCTGGGTTGGCCCACACTTCGGGGGGATCCTGTGGCTTCCTCTGGCATTGGTGGTTCATCTGGCATTGTGTACGGGGGTGAGCCTGGCGCTGAGTGCCTTGAATGTGTTCTTCCGGGATGTCCAGCATCTGACTGGGATTTTCACCATGGCGTGGTTTTTTCTGACACCGGTGGTCTATGACATCTCGATGATTGCCACCATTATCGAGAAACATCCCATACTGGGCCAATTGTACTTTTTGAATCCCATGGCCGGAATTCTGGCGCTTTACCGGACCGCCTTGCTGGGACGTCCTCTGCCGGACATCTCCCTGATCGCCCTTTCGGCGGGCATGACCGTCGTAGTTTTCATAGCCGGCATTCTGGTCTTTCAGAAACTTCAACCCGGATTTGCGGACGAACTGTAA
- a CDS encoding aldehyde dehydrogenase family protein, translating into MSDSVKELVERARLAQQIIEYWPQEQVDLMVAAVGWELYKEENAIRCAELAIRETGMGVYEDKLLKHRKKTLGVLRDLHGVQTVGVIETDEARGLIKIAKPVGVVAAIMPVTNPTSTPAGNGLAILKTRNAVIFGAHPRARETTGLVVELMRKGLRKAGAPVDLVQGLPEPSREAVRELMSAADLVVATGADAIVKAAYSSGTPAYGVGAGNACVVVDETAVIPDVARKVFLSKTFDNATSCSSENSLIIQKSIWNELIKALQAEGGYLCTAEDKVRLQATLWPDSHKLNSLIVARPARTIAQMASLQVPDSTRFLMVVGEEPLVKDLFAGEKLSPVVTLWRYDAFAEAVDYVERLTRACGYGHSCGIHSLNQAHIMELATKCHVSRMMVNQPQCYANSGNYDNGMPFTMTLGCGTWGGNITSDNIVWKHFLNNTWVSKPIPAVIPDENEIFKSCWAMLGKS; encoded by the coding sequence ATGAGCGATTCAGTCAAAGAGCTTGTCGAGCGCGCCCGGCTGGCGCAACAGATCATCGAGTATTGGCCGCAGGAGCAGGTCGATCTGATGGTGGCCGCTGTGGGGTGGGAACTCTATAAAGAGGAAAACGCCATCCGATGCGCCGAATTGGCGATCCGTGAGACCGGCATGGGGGTCTATGAGGACAAGTTGCTGAAACACCGCAAGAAGACCCTTGGTGTGTTGCGCGATCTGCATGGGGTCCAGACGGTTGGCGTGATTGAGACTGACGAGGCACGCGGACTAATTAAGATCGCCAAACCGGTTGGCGTGGTGGCTGCGATTATGCCTGTAACCAATCCGACGTCCACCCCGGCCGGAAACGGGCTGGCGATCCTGAAGACCCGCAATGCGGTCATTTTCGGGGCTCATCCCCGGGCCCGCGAGACGACCGGTCTGGTCGTGGAACTGATGCGAAAAGGCCTTCGTAAGGCAGGGGCGCCCGTCGATCTGGTACAGGGGCTGCCTGAGCCGTCGCGGGAAGCCGTGCGGGAGTTGATGTCAGCCGCGGATCTGGTGGTGGCTACAGGGGCGGATGCGATTGTCAAGGCCGCCTATTCAAGCGGAACCCCGGCGTATGGAGTAGGGGCGGGGAATGCCTGCGTGGTGGTGGATGAGACCGCTGTGATTCCGGATGTGGCCAGAAAGGTATTCCTCAGCAAGACGTTTGATAACGCCACCTCCTGTTCGAGTGAGAATTCCCTGATTATCCAGAAGAGCATCTGGAATGAGTTGATCAAGGCGTTGCAGGCGGAAGGCGGATACCTTTGTACGGCTGAAGACAAGGTCCGTTTGCAGGCGACCCTCTGGCCTGATTCCCATAAATTGAATTCCCTGATTGTGGCCAGACCGGCCCGCACGATCGCACAAATGGCGTCCCTGCAGGTACCGGACTCCACCCGTTTTTTGATGGTGGTAGGCGAGGAACCGCTGGTTAAAGACTTGTTTGCGGGAGAGAAGCTATCCCCCGTGGTGACGCTCTGGCGCTACGATGCTTTTGCGGAGGCGGTGGACTATGTGGAACGTTTGACCCGGGCCTGCGGCTATGGCCATTCCTGCGGCATTCACAGTCTGAATCAAGCCCATATCATGGAACTCGCCACCAAGTGTCATGTGAGCCGGATGATGGTCAATCAGCCGCAGTGTTATGCCAATAGCGGCAACTATGACAACGGGATGCCCTTCACCATGACCCTGGGGTGCGGAACCTGGGGTGGCAATATCACCAGTGATAATATTGTGTGGAAGCATTTCCTCAATAACACCTGGGTATCAAAACCGATTCCCGCGGTCATCCCCGATGAAAATGAAATCTTCAAGAGCTGTTGGGCCATGCTGGGAAAAAGTTGA
- a CDS encoding ABC transporter substrate-binding protein, which translates to MLFIQLSLVTGGWGGESVFYAETKRIAGFDPAKAMDLPSIQAMSKMYEGLVQYAYLERPYCVEPCLAEALPTISPDGLIYSFKIRKGIYFQDDPCFFNSPAGKGKGRELCATDFVYGIKRVADLKVGSPGYWAFRDRITGLDEFRTRSGQGPTDYDAPVAGLETPDPYTLRIHLIRPFPALLWILTMNFAYAVPREAVEYYGVDFVSHPVGTGPYILKSHIHNYRLEFERNPKWRETGREERYPASGEGSDVANGFLADASKPLPFIDRLVQYVITDPSTQWLLFLSGQLEATALSRDNWDAVVTSDRKLTREMTERGIEMSSAPALDTAYLGFNMEDPVVGTNRCLRQAMMAAFDRERWVKFQNGRVTPAMGPIPPAMGVSAPNESLFPFDLERARQLMVQAGYPDGKDPGTGRRLELTLELGSGEPETREMVEVLASFMERIGIVLVPSFNNWPSFLKKLEQKRAQIFYLSWMADYPDPENFLQLFYGPNITPGANRCNYVNPDYDRLYEKSGTLPEGIEKRKVYARMEKIVKGDCPWLFLHHSLTVTLKHAWLKNFKPHDFPLGLNKYYRIDGRKDGNL; encoded by the coding sequence TTGCTTTTTATTCAGCTGAGTCTGGTCACCGGCGGGTGGGGTGGCGAATCGGTATTCTACGCCGAGACCAAGCGGATTGCCGGATTTGATCCCGCCAAGGCGATGGATCTCCCGTCCATCCAGGCCATGAGTAAGATGTATGAGGGGCTGGTTCAATATGCCTATCTGGAACGGCCCTACTGCGTCGAACCCTGTCTGGCCGAAGCCTTGCCGACCATTTCGCCGGATGGCCTCATTTATTCCTTCAAGATCCGCAAGGGAATCTATTTTCAGGATGACCCCTGTTTTTTCAATTCCCCTGCAGGGAAAGGCAAAGGACGCGAACTCTGCGCCACGGACTTTGTCTACGGCATCAAGCGCGTCGCTGACCTGAAGGTCGGATCACCCGGCTATTGGGCCTTTCGGGACCGGATTACCGGGTTGGACGAGTTCCGGACCCGTTCAGGACAAGGCCCAACGGATTATGATGCCCCTGTAGCCGGCCTTGAAACGCCGGATCCCTACACGCTACGCATCCATCTGATCCGTCCTTTCCCGGCCTTGTTGTGGATTCTGACCATGAATTTCGCGTATGCGGTTCCCCGTGAAGCCGTGGAGTATTATGGGGTGGATTTTGTTTCGCACCCCGTGGGAACCGGACCATATATTCTGAAGTCCCACATTCATAATTACCGCCTTGAATTTGAGCGAAACCCGAAATGGCGGGAAACGGGGCGCGAAGAGCGTTATCCGGCTTCTGGTGAGGGATCAGATGTGGCCAATGGTTTTTTGGCCGATGCCAGCAAACCGCTACCGTTCATTGACCGGCTGGTGCAGTACGTCATTACCGATCCCTCGACCCAGTGGCTTTTATTTCTTTCCGGACAACTGGAGGCGACCGCCTTGTCCCGTGATAATTGGGATGCCGTCGTAACGTCGGACCGGAAGTTGACCCGGGAGATGACGGAGCGCGGGATTGAGATGAGTTCTGCGCCGGCTTTGGATACCGCCTATCTTGGCTTCAATATGGAGGATCCGGTGGTGGGAACCAACCGATGCCTTCGCCAGGCGATGATGGCCGCATTCGACCGGGAACGGTGGGTCAAGTTCCAGAATGGACGGGTGACGCCCGCCATGGGACCGATTCCGCCCGCCATGGGGGTGTCCGCCCCCAATGAAAGCCTTTTCCCCTTTGATCTCGAACGGGCCCGTCAATTGATGGTCCAGGCGGGTTATCCCGACGGCAAGGACCCGGGCACCGGACGTCGGCTTGAGCTGACATTGGAGTTGGGGTCCGGAGAACCTGAGACGCGGGAGATGGTCGAAGTGCTGGCCTCCTTCATGGAACGTATTGGGATTGTATTGGTGCCGAGTTTCAACAATTGGCCTTCTTTCTTGAAAAAACTTGAGCAGAAGCGGGCGCAGATTTTCTACCTGAGCTGGATGGCCGATTACCCGGATCCGGAAAACTTTTTACAGCTTTTCTATGGTCCGAATATCACCCCGGGTGCCAACCGCTGTAATTATGTGAATCCGGATTATGACCGGTTGTATGAAAAATCAGGCACCTTGCCTGAAGGAATCGAAAAACGAAAAGTCTATGCCCGCATGGAGAAGATCGTAAAAGGGGATTGTCCCTGGCTGTTTTTACACCATTCACTGACGGTGACGCTCAAGCACGCCTGGTTGAAAAATTTCAAACCCCATGACTTCCCGCTCGGGCTCAATAAATATTACCGGATTGATGGAAGAAAAGATGGTAACTTGTAA
- the secG gene encoding preprotein translocase subunit SecG: protein MGGFLYGFLIFIEIVSSLLLIGIILLQKTKDEGLGLAFGAGVGETLFGSRTGNVLTKITVTLAAIFLLNTLAIGYIAAGRAGTGSVIDRLPAQQAAPVSAAPAAPAPVGIPSGSGDVAPAPSMPATTTP from the coding sequence ATGGGCGGTTTTTTATACGGTTTTTTGATTTTCATTGAGATTGTGTCGTCCCTTCTGTTGATCGGGATTATCCTCCTTCAAAAGACCAAGGATGAGGGGTTGGGCCTGGCCTTCGGGGCAGGGGTGGGCGAAACCCTGTTTGGCTCGCGCACCGGAAATGTCCTGACCAAGATCACGGTGACCTTGGCCGCCATCTTCCTGCTCAATACCCTGGCTATCGGCTATATTGCCGCAGGTCGTGCGGGCACTGGGTCGGTGATTGACCGGCTTCCCGCACAGCAAGCGGCCCCGGTGTCAGCGGCTCCGGCGGCGCCTGCCCCTGTGGGGATTCCCTCAGGGAGTGGGGATGTCGCACCTGCCCCGTCGATGCCTGCAACGACCACGCCTTGA
- the tpiA gene encoding triose-phosphate isomerase: protein MRKKIVAGNWKLNKLTGQAAELAVALKAKLADKSDVEVVLCPTFTALKTVADVINGSQIKLGGQNMHWEKDGAFTGEISADMLRDVGCQYVILGHSERRQFFGETDASVSRKVKAALAANLTPIVCVGETLEQREANQTEDVVTTQVTKSLAGLDETSFRRIVVAYEPVWAIGTGRTASPAQAQEVHALIRRVLSKMCNPGAAQAVRIQYGGSMKPANAKELMSQPDIDGGLIGGAALDAASFIAIIEAAV from the coding sequence ATGCGTAAAAAAATTGTTGCCGGTAATTGGAAGCTGAACAAACTCACAGGGCAGGCGGCCGAATTGGCCGTTGCCTTGAAGGCGAAATTGGCCGATAAATCGGATGTCGAAGTCGTGCTCTGCCCGACCTTTACCGCCCTGAAAACGGTCGCGGATGTCATTAATGGCTCTCAGATCAAACTGGGCGGCCAGAACATGCACTGGGAGAAAGACGGGGCCTTTACCGGTGAGATTTCGGCCGATATGCTCCGTGATGTCGGCTGCCAGTATGTCATCCTCGGGCACAGTGAGCGCCGACAGTTTTTCGGTGAGACGGATGCCTCCGTCAGCCGCAAGGTTAAGGCCGCCCTGGCCGCCAACCTGACCCCGATTGTATGCGTGGGTGAGACACTCGAACAGCGCGAAGCCAACCAGACCGAAGATGTGGTGACCACGCAGGTGACCAAGAGCCTCGCGGGTTTGGATGAAACCAGTTTCCGCCGCATTGTGGTAGCCTATGAGCCGGTGTGGGCGATCGGGACCGGCCGTACGGCCAGTCCGGCGCAGGCACAGGAAGTGCATGCCTTGATTCGTCGCGTTCTTTCCAAAATGTGCAATCCCGGTGCGGCCCAAGCGGTTCGTATTCAGTACGGCGGCAGCATGAAGCCGGCGAATGCCAAGGAATTAATGTCCCAGCCGGATATCGACGGCGGGTTGATTGGTGGGGCGGCGCTGGATGCGGCCTCGTTTATTGCCATTATTGAAGCGGCGGTTTGA